In the genome of Thermococcus stetteri, the window CTTATCTTGCTGAGGCCCTTCTCCCGGGCGAGCTCTTCCCTTACAGCCAGAGAAAAGTCGTTCCTGAAGCCGAGCCTCGCGATTACCTCTATTCCCCTCTCTCTGAAGCCCTCTCTCACGGCCTTAAAGACTCTTTCCTCGTCCCACTCCTCCATTGGCGGGAGCTTAAGAAGGGCGTTGTAAGCCGTTCCCGTGTACTCGACGTAGAGGCCTATCTCCCCCTTTTCAAGCGCCTCAAGGTTTGCCTCCAGCCTTGGCTCGCTCACCCTTACCTCGTACTCAAACCCAGCCCTCTGGAGGAGTTTTCCAATTGCGTGGGCGAGGATTCTCTGCTCGTTGAAGGGCTTTGCCCCTATAACAACCTTCACATTACACACCTCCTATTCCCTTTGGAGTAACCCTCTTTTCGAGGTAGGAAAAGCTGATATCAATAAACACCGCCATCAGTATCGCCGGGATCGAGCCGGCAAGGATTTTGTCCGTGTTGAAGCTCGCTAAACCCTCAAAAACCAGGCTCCCCAGCCCTCCGGAGCCTATTATGGCCGTGAGTATCGCTATTGAGTTTGCAAGCACGGCGGCAAACTTGATGCCCGCGAACATCGCCGGGTAGGCGTGCGGAAAACGGACGTAGCGCATTATCTCCCATTCCGTAAGCCCTATTCCCCGGGCGGCATCTATCATCGCTTCATCCACTTCACTAAGCCCTACGTAGGTGTTCTTGACTATGGGGAGAAGTGCCCGGAGGAATATTGCGAAAACCGCGGGAGTGAAGCCTATCCCGAGGAGGGGAACCACTATGGCAACAACGGCAAAGCTCGGTATAGCCTGGACAAGGTTGGCGAAGCCCATAATTATCGATGCCAGCTTTTTGCTCTTGAGTGAGAGCATGGCCAAAGGGATCCCCACGGCTATGCTGAGGAAGAGAGAAGCGTAGGTCAGAACGAGGTGCTCCCCAAAGGCCCCAAGAACCCTTTCAACGCCTACCATAGCGATCCCTCAGGTATCTCTCTATCAGCGCGGCAGCCCCGTCGAGGAGGAGTGCCAAAACCCCAACCCACAGGCCGGTGACTATGATTATGTTCCTATCATAGAGATGTATGCCCGTCTGTATCGGCGCCCCAAGGCCGCCGGCCGCTATAAGGCCGCCTAGTGTAACGACACCCATGGTAAAGACCACCGCTATCCTCACGCCGGCCGCTATGAGCGGTAGGGCGAGGGGAAAGCGAACCCTAAGCAATATCTCCCTCTCACTCAGCCCTATCGCTTCGGCCACCTCGATGTAGCTCCTCTCAACGCTCGTCAGCCCGGTATAGGTGTTCCTCGCTATGGGGAGGATGGAATAGAGAACGGAAGCCGCTATGGTGGGCTTCTCTCCGAGGCCGAGGAGGGGAAGGAGAAGGACGAGGAGTGCGAGCGTTGGCACGGTCTCAAGGATGTTCAGGACGTTGAACGCTATTGGAGCCAGCTTCGGCCGCCTGTAGAGCACAAAACCTAAAGAGATGCCAATAACGAGGGCCAGACCCAGCGCTATTCCGAACATGCGGAGGTGCTCAAGCGTTCTTTGGGTGAGGTTCTGGCTCTCCCATATCCATCTAATGTCCATTAGAGACCCCCTCACAAGAGCTTTAAAAGAACTTCATTAGCAAGTAAAATGCCAATGGGCTTTTCCCTCTCAACTACAACTCCAAGAAAGGCATTCCTGCGTTTCATCTCAGCCAGGGCGGAAGCGAGTGAATAACAGGGAGAAAATACAAGGGGCTCCATGAGAGCTTCCTCTAAATCCTGCGACTTTAATAGAGATTTTAAATCCGTAACCCCTTTAAGTGCCCCTTTTTCCACCATAACTGCAAATTCAAGGTTTCTATCTTTCATCCACTGGAGCAACTCGTCCTTTCTCTGCACTTCCACCGTGTATTTCCCGGCATCCACCATGAGGTCTTTCACCTTCAGCGTGTCGAGATGCTTGAACTTCTTGTCCGCATTAACTAACTTAGCGACGAACTCATCCGCTGGATTGAGGACGAGCTCATCAGGATACCCCACCTGCACAAGCTTTCCGTCTCTCATTATCGCTATTCTATCACCGAGCTTGAAGGCCTCCTCTATGTCGTGGGTTACGAAAACAATGGTCCTCCCGAGAACTTCTTTTATTCTCAAGAACTCTTCCTGAAGTTGTTTCCTCAAGATTGGATCTAAAGCGCCGAAGGGCTCATCCATCAACAGAAGAGGGGGGTTTAGAGCGAGGGCCCTCGCGAGGCCAACCCTCTGCTGCTGGCCGCCGCTGAGCTGGTGGGGATACCTCTCCGAGAACTCCCTAGGAAGGGCGACCAGATCCAGAAGCTCGTTTACCCTTTTCTCTATTTCCTCCTCGATCCAGCCCTCGAGTCTCATCAGGAGGGAGATGTTCTCCTTAACGGTCATGTGTGGGAAGATGCCTATCTGCTGGATGACGTAGCCGATACTCCGCCTCAGCTTTACAACGTCGAACTCCTTAATGTTTCGACCGTTGATGGAGATCTCGCCCTCGTCAGGCTCCACCAGGCGGTTTATCGTCCTCAGAAGCGTTGTCTTCCCGCTTCCGCTCGGCCCTATGAGTATTAAAAGCTCCCCGCCGAGTACCTCAAGGTCAACGTGGTCAACTGCCGTGAAGTTTCCATAGCGCTTTGTAACACCCCTGAGCTCGACGGTTTCTATTCTTTCGAAGAGCATTTCAATCACCATAAAGAAAAAGGAATCAGCCCTTAAGGAGGCCTTTCTCAATTAAAAACTCCCTCGCTATGTCCCTCGCATCCTTCTTTTCTACGTCGTACTGGTAGTTTAGAGCGCGCATGGTGTCGGTGTCAATGAGCCCCTCGAGCTTCTTGAGGACCTCCACTACTTCCGGATATTTGTCGGCGAACTCCTTCTTTATTAAAATCACGGCATCGTAAGGGGGTAGGGCTCCTTTATCATCCTCAAGGATTTTCAACCCGAAGAGGTCAACCCTCGCATCGGTCGTGTACGCTGAAATCGCATCAACCTGTCCGTTCTTTATTGCCTCGTACATAAGCGTTGGCTCCATCTGCTTTACTTCCCCAAAGGTAAAGCCGTAGACCTCCTTAATCCTTGGAAGGCCATCGGGTCTCGTTGCGAACTCCGGGTCGGTTCCGAGGGTCATCTCAGGTGCGTATGGAGCAAGATCACTGAGTTTTTCTAAGTTGTTCTTCTCTGCAAATTCTTTCTTAACGGCTATCGCGTAGTCATCCCTAAAACCAAGCTTTACGAGGGTTAGAATGCCATCGCGCTTTAACATCTCCTCCTTGCTTTTCTCATAGACGTAGTCGGGGTCCCACTTCTTGGGGGGTTCGAGCTTGAGGATGTTGTTGTAGGCTGTTCCGGTATATTCAACGTAGAGGTGGATCTGTCCCTTCTTCAGGGCCTCATAGTTTACCAGAGTTCCACCGAGACCCTCCTTCACCTCCGCCTTGAAGCCGTTCTCCTCAAGGAGGAGTGCTATCATGTGAGCAACTATGTACTGCTCGTTGAAGGGCTTCGAGCCGATAACTATGGTGGGGACTTCTTCATTCTGGCTTATGCAGCCGCTTAGAAAGGCAACCGCAATCAAACCGGCCAGGGCCAGTGCACCAAACCTTTTCATCTGTTCACACCTCAATCCACTTGTTCGGCCTTCCTAATAAGGTTTTCGAAGAGTCAAAGCCAAAAGTGCTAGCTTCGAACTAACCGAGCATCGAATCGAGGAACAGCATCACGTAGAAGCCCAGGAAAAAGCCGAGGGTAACTAAAGTCTCGTTTTCCTCTCTCTTGTATATCTCGGGTATCATCTCCTTTACTGTGACGTAGAGCATCGCTCCGCCGGCCATTCCAAGCCCGTACGGCAGGAGAGAGTGGAAGACCGTGAAGAGGAACGCCCCGAGGATCACCATCACCATCTCCGCGACCCCGCTTAGAGCGCCCATTATTATCGGCATCAGGCGCTTTTTCTGGAGGGTAGCGAGGGGCAGAGAAACGACGGTTCCTTCGGGAAAGTCCTGGATTCCGATGGCTATTGCCGTTATGAGGCCGGTCTCCAGGTTGTAGACGAGGGACGTTCCTACGGCCATCCCCTCCGGCAGGTTGTGTA includes:
- a CDS encoding glycine betaine ABC transporter substrate-binding protein produces the protein MKRFGALALAGLIAVAFLSGCISQNEEVPTIVIGSKPFNEQYIVAHMIALLLEENGFKAEVKEGLGGTLVNYEALKKGQIHLYVEYTGTAYNNILKLEPPKKWDPDYVYEKSKEEMLKRDGILTLVKLGFRDDYAIAVKKEFAEKNNLEKLSDLAPYAPEMTLGTDPEFATRPDGLPRIKEVYGFTFGEVKQMEPTLMYEAIKNGQVDAISAYTTDARVDLFGLKILEDDKGALPPYDAVILIKKEFADKYPEVVEVLKKLEGLIDTDTMRALNYQYDVEKKDARDIAREFLIEKGLLKG
- a CDS encoding ABC transporter permease, whose protein sequence is MDIRWIWESQNLTQRTLEHLRMFGIALGLALVIGISLGFVLYRRPKLAPIAFNVLNILETVPTLALLVLLLPLLGLGEKPTIAASVLYSILPIARNTYTGLTSVERSYIEVAEAIGLSEREILLRVRFPLALPLIAAGVRIAVVFTMGVVTLGGLIAAGGLGAPIQTGIHLYDRNIIIVTGLWVGVLALLLDGAAALIERYLRDRYGRR
- a CDS encoding ABC transporter ATP-binding protein, with protein sequence MLFERIETVELRGVTKRYGNFTAVDHVDLEVLGGELLILIGPSGSGKTTLLRTINRLVEPDEGEISINGRNIKEFDVVKLRRSIGYVIQQIGIFPHMTVKENISLLMRLEGWIEEEIEKRVNELLDLVALPREFSERYPHQLSGGQQQRVGLARALALNPPLLLMDEPFGALDPILRKQLQEEFLRIKEVLGRTIVFVTHDIEEAFKLGDRIAIMRDGKLVQVGYPDELVLNPADEFVAKLVNADKKFKHLDTLKVKDLMVDAGKYTVEVQRKDELLQWMKDRNLEFAVMVEKGALKGVTDLKSLLKSQDLEEALMEPLVFSPCYSLASALAEMKRRNAFLGVVVEREKPIGILLANEVLLKLL
- a CDS encoding ZIP family metal transporter translates to MLENIIANLSSWLLGISGGNIILVSVYAGLFVALMTTLGALLAIFANRMPEWGIDVSLSFAAGVMIVASFTSLILPAIDSTGSFTPAGIGILLGVLLIYAIDRFIPHEHLVKGYEGPKEFKEKLRVVWLIVLAVIIHNLPEGMAVGTSLVYNLETGLITAIAIGIQDFPEGTVVSLPLATLQKKRLMPIIMGALSGVAEMVMVILGAFLFTVFHSLLPYGLGMAGGAMLYVTVKEMIPEIYKREENETLVTLGFFLGFYVMLFLDSMLG
- a CDS encoding ABC transporter permease; amino-acid sequence: MVGVERVLGAFGEHLVLTYASLFLSIAVGIPLAMLSLKSKKLASIIMGFANLVQAIPSFAVVAIVVPLLGIGFTPAVFAIFLRALLPIVKNTYVGLSEVDEAMIDAARGIGLTEWEIMRYVRFPHAYPAMFAGIKFAAVLANSIAILTAIIGSGGLGSLVFEGLASFNTDKILAGSIPAILMAVFIDISFSYLEKRVTPKGIGGV